One Streptomyces dangxiongensis genomic window, CTGTTCGCGCCGGGACTCCCGGCGTCCGTCCTGGTGCTCGGCGGCGGCGCGATCGGCGTGGAGTACGCCTCCTTCCACCGCTCCATGGGCGCCGAGGTCACCCTCGTGGAGGCCGCCGACCGGATCGTGCCGCTGGAGGACGCCGACGTGAGCCGGTATCTGACGCGGGGTCTGAAGAAGCGCGGGGTCGATGTCCGGGCGGGAGCGCGACTGCTGGACGCGGAGCTGCTGGAGAACGGCGTGCGCGCGCGCCTGCGGGACGCGCGGGGCGAGATCCGGACGGTGGAGGCGGAGCGGCTGCTGGTGGCCGTCGGCCGGGCCCCGGTCACCGAGGGACTGGGCCTGGAGGCGGCCGGGCTGACGACGGACGAGCGGGGGTTCGTCGTACCGGCGGACTGGAGCCGGCTGGAGACGGCCGTGCCCGGCATCCACGTGGTCGGCGACCTGCTGCCGCCGCCCTCGCCGGGCCTCGCCCACGCCTCGTTCGCGGAGGGCCTGCTGGTGGCCGAGACGCTGGCGGGACTGCCGTCGGCGCCGGTCGACTACGCGGCCGTGCCCCGGGTGACGTACTCCTCGCCGCAGACCGCCGCGGTGGGGCTCGGCGAGGCCGAGGCACGCGTGCGCGGGCACGACGTGTGCGTGAACACCATGCCGCTGACCGCCGTGGCCAAGGGGATGGTGCACGGGCAGGGCGGGATGGTGAAGGTCGTGGCGGAGGCCGGTGGCGGGCGGGTGCTCGGCGTGCATCTGGTCGGCCCGCACGTGTCGGAGATGATCGCCGAGAGCCAGTTGATCGTCGGCTGGGACGCCGAGCCCGCGGACGTGGCCCGGCATGTGCACGCGCATCCCACGCTGTCGGAGGCGGTGGGCGAGGTGTTCCTGACGCTCGCGGGACGCGGCCTGCACCAGCAGTGAGCCCACGGCACACGGCGGGGCCGCGGCCCCGCCGGGGGATCCCGCCCGGGGGCCGGGGCGTCGCCCGCCGCCTGCTTGACAGTTCACCCCTGCCGTGCGGGACTGAGAGGGCGAAGCCGGGCGGAACCAGACGGGGGTGAGTCTTCTGCCGGAGCTGCGCTATCCCAGCGTTCCCGAACTGGTCGCCTGCGCGCGGACGCTGGCCGCTCGTGAACCCGGGTTGTGCGCGCTGCGCGAGGTGGGTGTGTCGCGCGCGGGAAGACCCCTGCACCTGCTGTCGGTGGGTCATGCCCGCCGGGCGGTGCTGGTCGTGGCGGGCGCCCACGCCAACGAGCCGGCGGGCGGTTCCACCCTGCGGGTGCTGGCCGAAAGAGTGCTGTCGGAACGGGAACTGCGGGGGGACACCTCCTGGCACTTCCTGCTGTGCGCGGACCCGGACGGGGCGAGCCTGCACGTGACCCCGGCGCCGCGCAGCCTGCTCGACTACCACCTCGGGTTCTACCGGCCGACGGGCGCGGAGCAGCCGGAGTGGTCGCCGTCGGTGCTGCCCCCGGACCGGCTGCCGCCGGAGACGCGGACGCTGACCGGGGTCATCGACGAACTGCGCCCGTATCTCCAGGTGACGCTGCACGGCACCGATCTGGGCGGTAGCTGGGTGCAGCTCACGAAGGACGTGCCGGGGCTGGCCGAGCCGTTCGCCAAATCCGCGGCGGAGCTGCGCATTCCGGTGGAGACCGGGGCCTCGGACGCGGCGCTCTGGCCGGCCTCCGGTCCCGGGGTGCATGTGATGCCCGGCCCGGAGACGGGCGTGGCCTACCCGAGCATGCCGGACGACGCCCGGCACAGCACCTGGTACCACGCGCACCGGTACGGCGGTCTGACGGCCGTCGTGGAGGTGCCGATGTGGGCCAGCGACCTGGTGGACGACCCGGCACCGCACCCGGCACCGGCCGCGGCCATACAGCGCCTGGCGGCACGGCTGCTGCGGGACGCACGGGAGGTGGAGCGCGTCCTCGCCGAGGCACTGCCCCGGCTGGACGGCCGGGACGGGCCGCTGCTGCGGGCCGCGCGGTGGGCGCTGGAGCTGGCACCGGGCCTGGCCGAGGACTGGGTCCACACGCCGCCGGCCGGCACCACGATGGCGTACGTCGGCAGTGTGGACGCCTTCGGGCGACGGCTGCCGTTGCGGGCGGCGTCGATGCTGCTCCGGGTGCTGCGGGAGGCGGACGACCGGGCGGCGCCCCGGCTGCAGGGGCTGGTCGCGACCTGGTGCGACGCCTTCGCGGAGCGTTTCGGGGCCCGCTGGGTGCCGTTGGAGCACCAGGTGGAGCACCAGTCGCGGACGGTGCTGGTGGCGGCGCAGCAGGCGCGTGACCGGGTGGCGTGAGCCGGTGCCGGCCCACGCCCGCCCGGTCACCGCGGGCCGGTCAGCCGTCCAGGGCGAAGACGGACCCGGTCCGCGCGTTCATCACGCACACACTGGTGTACGTCTGCTGGAAGTCGACCGCCCGGCCGTTCCACTGCCCGCGCGCGTGGGTGGTCACCGGGGCGAAGATCATCGGGCAGAACACCTTCTTGGCGGGGATGCGTCCGACGTCGCCGTCGGCGGCGTCCAGTTCGGCGCACGCGTCGGCCGCGTGGGCGTGCCCCTGGGGCGGGTCGCACAGCAGTACGGCGCTACGCGTGTCGCCGGACCGGGCGTCACCCCTGGTGACCGTCAGGTGGAGCCAGTTGTCCGGGCGGCTGTCGCGGGAGGCGGCGTGGGCCGGGCCGGCGGTGAGGAGGCCGGCGGCGGCCAGCAGGGCACCGGCCGCCGCTGCCGCTCTGGTGAGGAAGGTCATGTCCGTCTGATCGGCACGGCGGCCCGTCTTCCGCAGTCCGGCTCACCCGATCGGTGCGGTACGCGCCCCTCGACGCACCTCAGTTCGAACGCGGCCGGCCAGGACCGCTCAGGCCACCGCGAGCCGGAACGCCACCCTGCCGAAGGTGACCTGGTCGCCCTCGCGGACGACGACCGACCCGACGAGCCGACGGCCGTTGACGGTGGTGCCGTTGGTGGACCCCAGGTCCCGGAGGATCCACAGCTCGTCCTGGCGGCGGAGTTCGGCGTGCACGCGCGAGACGGTCTCGTTGTTCAGGCGCAGCCCGTTCGCGGGGTCGCGGCCGATGCGCAGCGGATGGGTGTGCGCCGGGTGCGGCAGCAGCAACTTGGGCAGCCGCTCGGCCTGCCAGGCCCGGCGCAGCCGGACGGTGAACCCGGAGACGGCCTCCACGGAGCCGAGGACCACGCGGGAGAAGCGGTTCTCCCGGGGCAGGTCGGCGACGAGCACGGCCAGTTCGTCGGACCGGCGGGCCACGAGCGCCAGTTCCATGCGGCGCACGAACGTGTCGTGCGAGAGCCTGCCCATGGCGACGCCGTCACGCAGCACCTGGAGCGCCTTGTCGCGCTCCGCGTCGGACGGACGCGCGGGGTAGGTGGAGAACTCGAAGGACGGCGTCACGAGGGTGATTGTCGGGCAGTGGACCCTGGGGTGTCCAGAAGACGTGGGATCGGTGCCGGTGTGCGGGTACTTCCACGACACCCGCCGGGAAACGGAGGATTCGCGGGCGGACCGGTTGTGCGGAACGGCACGATGGGAACGCGGGAGATCACGGTGGCAGACGCACCGACACAGGTAGACGAAGGGGAGCCGTCCGTGCAGTTCGAGGTGTGGGCACCGCAGGCAGACCGAGTGACGCTCCATTGCGAGGGCGGCACGCGCGCGTTGACGCGCGACCCCGGGCGCGTCGGCTGGTGGGCGGGGGAGGCGGAGGCCGGGGACGGGGCACGGTACGGCTTCGCGCTGGACGACGGTCCCGTGCTGCCGGATCCGCGTTCGCGCCGCCAGCCCGACGGCCCGGACGGGCTGAGCGCGGTCGTGGACCACGGGCGGTACACGTGGCGGAGCGAGTGGGCGGGGCGCGGGCTGCCGGGTGCGGTCCTGTACGAGCTGCACGTGGGCACGTACACCCGCGAGGGCACGCTGGACGCCGCCGCCGAGCAACTGGAGCACCTGGCGGGGCTCGGCGTGACCCACGTGGAGTTGATGCCCCTCTGCCCGTTCCCGGGGCGGCACGGCTGGGGGTACGAGGGGGTGTCGCTGTGGGCGGTGCACGAGCCGTACGGCGGCCCCGAGGCCCTGAAACGCTTCGTCGACCGCGCGCACGCCCTCGGACTGGGCGTCGTCCTGGACGTCGTGCACAACCACCTGGGCCCGTCGGGCAACTATCTGCCGCTGTTCGGGCCGTACTTCACGGACACGCACACCACGCCGTGGGGTTCGGCCGTGAACCTGGACGCGCCCGGCTCGGACGAGGTGCGCGCCTTCCTCCTGGGCAGCGCGCTGGCCTGGCTGCGGGACTACCGGCTCGACGGGCTGCGGCTGGACGCCGTGCACGCGCTGTACGACACGCGCGCGAGCCACTTCCTCGAGGAGCTGTCGGCGGCCGTGGACGCTCTCGCCGGGGAACTGGGCCGGCCACTGTTCCTGATCGCCGAATCCGACCTGAACAACCCGCGGTTCATCACCCCGCGCACGGAGCACGGCCTCGGCCTGCACGCCCAGTGGAACGACGACTTCCACCACGCCCTGCACACCACGCTGACCGGCGAGTCCCAGGGCTACTACGCCGACTTCGCGCGCGAACCGTTCGCCGCGCTCGCCAAGACCCTCACCGGCGGCTACTTCCACGACGGGACGTACTCCAGCTTCCGGGGCCGCCACCACGGCCGCCCGCTGGACCGCGCGCGCGTGGGCGGCCACCGGCTGCTCGGCTACAGCCAGACCCACGACCAGGTCGGCAACCGCGCCCAGGGCGACCGGCTCGCCGCCCACCTCTCCCCCGGCCTGCTGGCCTGCGCGGCCACGCTCACGCTGACCGCGCCGTTCACACCGATGCTGTTCATGGGCGAGGAGTGGGCGGCGGGCACGCCCTGGCAGTTCTTCACCGACCACACCGACCCCGAGCTGGCCGAGGCGGTACGGCGGGGCAGACGGCGGGAGTTCGCCGAGCACGGGTGGGCCGAGGAGGACGTGCCCGACCCGCAGGACCCGGCGACCCGGGAGCGGTCCTGCCTCGACTGGTCGGAGCCGGCACGCGAGCCGCACGCGCGCGTGCTGGCCTGGTACCGGCAGCTGATCGCCCTGCGCCGCGCACAGCCCGACCTCACCGACCCGGATCTCGCCGACACCAAGGTGGCCTACGACACGGAGGCCCGCTGGCTCGCCTTCCGGCGCGGAGACGTACGGGTGGCGGTGAACCTGGGCAAGGGACCGGCGGCGATCCCGCTGGGCACCGGCCGGGTGGAGGTCCTGGCGGCCTGGGGCCAGGTCGAGGAGCCGGGGCCGGACGGACTGCTCCAGGTGCCCGGGGAGTCCTGCGTGGTGCTGACACAGCCCTGAGGGGCCCCGGCGGCTCTCTCAGGGCTCCGTCCCGCCCTCCTGGAAGTCCGTCACCCGCTCCAGCAGGATCGGCTCCCAGGCGCGCCCCAACTGGATCCGCAGCAGGGGCAGGGAGCCGTCCGTGCGGCCTTCCAGGCGGCCGGTGAGGCGCAGGACGGTGTCGCAGCGGGCGAGCCACAGGCCGCGCAGGCAGGGACGGGCGCCGTAACCGGCCAGGGTGGCGGCGCGGACGGCCGCCGGGGAGCCCACGGCGAGGGCGAGCCCGGCGATGTCCTCGGCGGGGTCGCCCACGCTGGCCGCGGTCCAGTCCAGGATGCCGCGCACCCGGCCGTCGGCGCTGACCAGCACGTGCGCGCCGGTCAGCCCGTGGTGGGTGAGGACGGCGGTGGCGGCCTGCGCGGCGAGCTGGGCCGCGCCGGCCGGGGTGAGCTGGTTCAGCCGGGCGGTGTCGAACTCGTCGGCCGCGGCGAGCCGTTCGGCGGCGTGCACGGCCATCCGGCGCAGCGCCTCCAGGGAGCGCGGCGCGGTCCGCGGCACACCCTGTGCCTCCGCCTGGCGCACGGGCACCGCGCGCAGCCCGCCGAGCAGCCCGGCGAGGTCGGCCTCGCCGACGGCGGAGACGTCGTACTCGTCGGCGGTGCCCCCGGGCACCCTGGTGTCGAGGGTGTAGGCGAGGCCGGGCGCCCAGTCACCGTGCGCGACGCTGGCCGGGACGGCGACGGGCAGGTGCGGCCGGACCAGGTCGCGCAGGCGCAGCTCCCGGCGGCGGCGCAGGGAGGCCTCGCGGTCGGGCGCCAGCCGCAGCACATGCCGGCTGCCGACCCACCAGGTGTGCTCCCGTTCCTGCGACACGGGGCGCACATCGGGTCCTCCGCTGCCGTCACCGCCCTCCTTGAGCAGCGAGCGGACCAGTCGGCGGACGGTGTCCGCGGTGGGTGCCGGTGCCTGGGTCATGGATCGCGCGTCGCCGTTCCGGGTGTGGTCGAGGTGTCTCCAGGTGCTCTCAGTCCACTATGACCATCTCACGCGTGGTGTTGTTGAGTCGGCGACCGCCGTCCCCGGTGACCGTGACGATGTCCTCGATGCGCACTCCGAAGCGGCCGGGCAGGTAGACACCGGGCTCCACGGAGAAGCACATGCCGGGCACCAGGGGCTGCGCCTCGCCCTCGATCATGTACGGCGGCTCGTGCGTGGTGACGCCGATGCCGTGCCCCGTGCGGTGGATGAAGTACGCGCCGTACCCGGCGTCGGTGATCACCGCGCGGGCGGCGCGGTCGACGTCCTGACAGGCCGCGCCCGGGCGTACGGCCCGGAAGCCGGCCTCCTGGGCGGCGCGCACGACGTCGTGGACGCGGCGTTCCTCCTCGGTCGGCTCGCCGACGTGCACCGTGCGGGTGGTGTCGGAGCCGTAGCCGTCCTTCAGGCCGCCGAAGTCGAGGACGACCATGTCGCCGCTCCGGATGACGCGGTCGCCGACCTCGTGGTGCGGGTTGGCGCCGTTGGGGCCGGAGCCGACGATGGTGAAGTCGACGTGGGAGTGGCCGAAACGGCGCAGCAGGCCGGCGAGGTCCTCGCCGACGTCCGACTCGCGGCGGCCGGCGAAGGGCACCTTCCGGATCTCCTCGAACGTCGCGTCGGCAGCCGCTCCGGCGGCGGCCAGGAGTTCCAGTTCGGCCGCGTCCTTGACGGCCCGCAGCATGGGCAGGGCGTCGGTGAGGGAGGCGTAGGAGGTGTCCGGGAGTGCGCGTTGGAAGCCCAGCAGGTGCATCGCCCAGGTGTTGTCGCTGATGCCGAACCGGCCGTGGCCGTCGAGGAGGGCGGCGGTGACGGCGTAGGGGTCCGTGCCGTCGGTCCAGTCGCGCAGGGTCAGCGCGCCGGCGCCCGCCGCGTGCTCGGCGTCCGGGGCCTCCAGGGTGGGCACCACGAGCACGGGGTCCCGGCCGGGAGCGAGGACCAGCACGGTGAGCCGTTCGGTGACGGCGGTGGGTGTGTAGCCGGTGAGCCACACCATGTCCGGTCCCGGGGCCACGAGCAGCCCCGCGAGACCGGCGTCGGCGGCGGAGCGCACCGCACGCTCCATGCGGGCCGTGTGGTCGGCGGCGGTGAAGGGCGCGGGCGTGGTACCGGTCATCCGGGCCTCCGGGAGCGGGCGGGAAAACGGGGCGTGGGCGTCTCGGCAAGCATCCTGCCCGCCCGGACGGACCCACGCGAGCCGGCCCTCCCGACGGAACCACACGAGCCGGTCACGAGGGCCGGCGCCCCGCGGGGAGCGGCCAGGGGCGCGGCCCGGGCCCGTCGCGGCTTGCGCGGCGGGAGGTGACCAGGGGTTCCCCCGCGTGTACGAGGCAGCCGTCGGGGGCGGCGGCCCGGTCAGGTCACCACCGCGGGGACCACCGTCAGCCGCTGGTACGCGCCGCTGCCGTGGCGCACGGTGAGGAGCACCGCCTTGCCGGGGCGGGCCCGGACGACCGCCCGGGCGAGGTCGGCGGCGGTGTCGACGCGGGCCGTGCCGAACCGGAGGACGACGTCCCCGCGGATCAGGCCGGCCGAGTAGCCGGGACCGGGCACGTGCACGCCCACCACCGTGGCGCCCGCCTTCCGGGCGTCGACGGCCTCCACGCCGAGGGATGCCGCGGCCGGCGCCGGAGCGGGGCCCGGGCCGGCCACGGCGGCGGCCGTGGCCGGGGGCGCCTGCGGCGGCGTCCGGCCCTGGAGCCCGGCGGGTCCGCTCGTCCCGGTCACCGTGGCGCCGACCGTGCCGAGGCCGACGCCGGACAGCACCAGCACGGTGCCGGCGCCGAGGCCCAGCAGCAGGGGCCGCAGTCGCCGTTCGCGCCGGCGCGCGGCGTGCGGGCGCCGGACGGTGCCGGGGGTGCCGTCCGCGGCCCGCCGGTCCTGGCCCGGCATCGGCTTGGGACGCAACGCAGTCTGTTCCATGGTTCGCTCGCCTCCGGCTGGTGCTCTACCCGCCCCGCCGGGCCGCGACGAGACACGAACGGGTGAGACTGGCCGAAGGGCGGCGGAGGGCGGCCATGACGGCCGCCCTCCGAGGGTGGTTGCTCAGCCCGTGTGGCCCTCGCCGTGGCCGCCGTGGGCCCCGCCGTGGTCGAACTTCATGGCCTCGGGCGGCATGACGACGAAGGGCCGCATCATCCCCATGTCCTCGTGCTCCAGCAGATGGCAGTGGTACATGAACCGGCCGTACGCGCCGTCGAAGCGGCCCATGACCCGCAGCATCTGGTCTCCCGGCACCCGGAAGACGTCCTTGTGGCCCCGCTCGTTGGGTGCGAGCGGGATAGTCCGGCCGGTGTCGTAGCGGATCGGGGTGCGGGTGCCGCCCACCGCCGGGTCGAAGCCCGAGACGTCGTAGGCGTCCCGGCCAAGGAGCTGGAAGTCGGCCAGGTGGATGTGCATGGGGTGCACGATGGGCGCGAGGTTGAGGAAGCTCCACTGCTCGTAACTGCCCTCGGCGACGGTGAAGCCGAGTCCGTCGTTGAACGTGCGGGCGGTGCGCCGGTATGTCTTCGTGGTGCCGTCCGGGCCGGTGACCTGGACGATGCCGTCGGCCGGGAGCCGCAGTCCTGCGGTGCCCTGGACCTCGGTCATCTCCCAGATCTCCGGGTGGCCGCCGGCGCCCTTGGTGGTGGGCGGGGTGAGCAGGATCAGGCGGTGGCCGTGCGGGATGTCGTGGCCGATGCGGCGGAAGGAGCCGGAGAGCACCTCGGGCAGTTCGAAGGTGTCCTCCGCGCAGCCCTCCCCCACCCGGAACTCCAGCACGGCCGGGAAGGGCACGTCTCCGACCGGGTCGGGCACGCCGGCCGGCTGGTTGGCGCCCTTGTTCACCAGGCGCAGGGTCCGGCCGGCCAGCGCGCGGAAGTCGACCAGCAGGTCGAAGCGCTCGGCCGGCGCGGCGGTCAGGGCGGGCAGCTCCTCGTCGAAGTCGACCGGGACCGGGCGCGGCAGCAGGCCGCCGTCGCTGCCGATCTGGTGGACGGTCCCCGGCACGGGCTCGCCGTCCTCGTCGATCAGGACGAGTTCGAAGATGCGCGCGTTGGAGGCGTTGACCAGCCGGAAGCGGTACCAGGCCGGGTCGACGTCGGCGTAGGGCCAGATGCGGCCGTTGACCGTGGTGTAGGGGCCGGTGAACGGGACGGTGACCGGCTTCCCGGTCTCCGGGTTGCTGTCCTGGACGATCAGCGTCTTGTGCAGCAGCCGCCCGTTGAGGCGGCCGTACTCGTCGGTGTCGAGGTTGCGGTCGGCGATGAGCAGCGGGATCTCCCGCTCACCGGAGGGCAGGCGGAGGGCGTCCTCCTCGTCGTCACGGACGAGGTAGGTGCCGTACAGGCCCGCCATCACGTTCCACCGGGTGATGTTCATCGCGTGGTCGTGGTACCACCACTGCACCGCCTGGTGGTCGTTCGGGTACTCCGAGAGCTGGGCGTCGCCGTGGCCGACGGCGTTGTCCGCCCAGCCGTCGTTGCCGCCGCCCGTCTGTGCGCCGTGCAGATGGGTCACCGACCAGGCGGGCAGGGCGGCGACGTCCTTGTTGGGTTCGGCGCCCTCGCGGCCGGGCTCGGTGGTGGCCTGGGGCCGGCCGTCCGTGCGCAGCTTCACCTCCACCGAGGTGACCGGGTACTCGCTCTCCTTCGGTATGCGGTTGGTCCAGGCGATGCGGACGCGCTGTCCGCGCCGGACCTCGATGG contains:
- a CDS encoding dihydrolipoyl dehydrogenase, which encodes MTINTSDVIVIGGGTGGYSTALRAAALGLDVVLVERDKVGGTCLHRGCIPSKAMLHAAELVDGITEARERWGVRATVDSVDWPALVATRDDIVARNHKGVEAHLAHAGVRVVRGSARLTGTRTVRVEDVPGTEGAQGVPGVRTDAAPGARDDPAPRAHDLTAPRTRDLVARRAVVLATGSRPRTLPGPAPDGRRVVTSDDALFAPGLPASVLVLGGGAIGVEYASFHRSMGAEVTLVEAADRIVPLEDADVSRYLTRGLKKRGVDVRAGARLLDAELLENGVRARLRDARGEIRTVEAERLLVAVGRAPVTEGLGLEAAGLTTDERGFVVPADWSRLETAVPGIHVVGDLLPPPSPGLAHASFAEGLLVAETLAGLPSAPVDYAAVPRVTYSSPQTAAVGLGEAEARVRGHDVCVNTMPLTAVAKGMVHGQGGMVKVVAEAGGGRVLGVHLVGPHVSEMIAESQLIVGWDAEPADVARHVHAHPTLSEAVGEVFLTLAGRGLHQQ
- a CDS encoding M14 family zinc carboxypeptidase, which gives rise to MSLLPELRYPSVPELVACARTLAAREPGLCALREVGVSRAGRPLHLLSVGHARRAVLVVAGAHANEPAGGSTLRVLAERVLSERELRGDTSWHFLLCADPDGASLHVTPAPRSLLDYHLGFYRPTGAEQPEWSPSVLPPDRLPPETRTLTGVIDELRPYLQVTLHGTDLGGSWVQLTKDVPGLAEPFAKSAAELRIPVETGASDAALWPASGPGVHVMPGPETGVAYPSMPDDARHSTWYHAHRYGGLTAVVEVPMWASDLVDDPAPHPAPAAAIQRLAARLLRDAREVERVLAEALPRLDGRDGPLLRAARWALELAPGLAEDWVHTPPAGTTMAYVGSVDAFGRRLPLRAASMLLRVLREADDRAAPRLQGLVATWCDAFAERFGARWVPLEHQVEHQSRTVLVAAQQARDRVA
- a CDS encoding SSI family serine proteinase inhibitor, with protein sequence MTFLTRAAAAAGALLAAAGLLTAGPAHAASRDSRPDNWLHLTVTRGDARSGDTRSAVLLCDPPQGHAHAADACAELDAADGDVGRIPAKKVFCPMIFAPVTTHARGQWNGRAVDFQQTYTSVCVMNARTGSVFALDG
- a CDS encoding DUF1707 and FHA domain-containing protein, translating into MTPSFEFSTYPARPSDAERDKALQVLRDGVAMGRLSHDTFVRRMELALVARRSDELAVLVADLPRENRFSRVVLGSVEAVSGFTVRLRRAWQAERLPKLLLPHPAHTHPLRIGRDPANGLRLNNETVSRVHAELRRQDELWILRDLGSTNGTTVNGRRLVGSVVVREGDQVTFGRVAFRLAVA
- the treZ gene encoding malto-oligosyltrehalose trehalohydrolase, which produces MQFEVWAPQADRVTLHCEGGTRALTRDPGRVGWWAGEAEAGDGARYGFALDDGPVLPDPRSRRQPDGPDGLSAVVDHGRYTWRSEWAGRGLPGAVLYELHVGTYTREGTLDAAAEQLEHLAGLGVTHVELMPLCPFPGRHGWGYEGVSLWAVHEPYGGPEALKRFVDRAHALGLGVVLDVVHNHLGPSGNYLPLFGPYFTDTHTTPWGSAVNLDAPGSDEVRAFLLGSALAWLRDYRLDGLRLDAVHALYDTRASHFLEELSAAVDALAGELGRPLFLIAESDLNNPRFITPRTEHGLGLHAQWNDDFHHALHTTLTGESQGYYADFAREPFAALAKTLTGGYFHDGTYSSFRGRHHGRPLDRARVGGHRLLGYSQTHDQVGNRAQGDRLAAHLSPGLLACAATLTLTAPFTPMLFMGEEWAAGTPWQFFTDHTDPELAEAVRRGRRREFAEHGWAEEDVPDPQDPATRERSCLDWSEPAREPHARVLAWYRQLIALRRAQPDLTDPDLADTKVAYDTEARWLAFRRGDVRVAVNLGKGPAAIPLGTGRVEVLAAWGQVEEPGPDGLLQVPGESCVVLTQP
- a CDS encoding aminoglycoside phosphotransferase family protein yields the protein MTQAPAPTADTVRRLVRSLLKEGGDGSGGPDVRPVSQEREHTWWVGSRHVLRLAPDREASLRRRRELRLRDLVRPHLPVAVPASVAHGDWAPGLAYTLDTRVPGGTADEYDVSAVGEADLAGLLGGLRAVPVRQAEAQGVPRTAPRSLEALRRMAVHAAERLAAADEFDTARLNQLTPAGAAQLAAQAATAVLTHHGLTGAHVLVSADGRVRGILDWTAASVGDPAEDIAGLALAVGSPAAVRAATLAGYGARPCLRGLWLARCDTVLRLTGRLEGRTDGSLPLLRIQLGRAWEPILLERVTDFQEGGTEP
- a CDS encoding aminopeptidase P family protein, encoding MTGTTPAPFTAADHTARMERAVRSAADAGLAGLLVAPGPDMVWLTGYTPTAVTERLTVLVLAPGRDPVLVVPTLEAPDAEHAAGAGALTLRDWTDGTDPYAVTAALLDGHGRFGISDNTWAMHLLGFQRALPDTSYASLTDALPMLRAVKDAAELELLAAAGAAADATFEEIRKVPFAGRRESDVGEDLAGLLRRFGHSHVDFTIVGSGPNGANPHHEVGDRVIRSGDMVVLDFGGLKDGYGSDTTRTVHVGEPTEEERRVHDVVRAAQEAGFRAVRPGAACQDVDRAARAVITDAGYGAYFIHRTGHGIGVTTHEPPYMIEGEAQPLVPGMCFSVEPGVYLPGRFGVRIEDIVTVTGDGGRRLNNTTREMVIVD
- a CDS encoding PDZ domain-containing protein, with the protein product MEQTALRPKPMPGQDRRAADGTPGTVRRPHAARRRERRLRPLLLGLGAGTVLVLSGVGLGTVGATVTGTSGPAGLQGRTPPQAPPATAAAVAGPGPAPAPAAASLGVEAVDARKAGATVVGVHVPGPGYSAGLIRGDVVLRFGTARVDTAADLARAVVRARPGKAVLLTVRHGSGAYQRLTVVPAVVT
- the phsA gene encoding O-aminophenol oxidase PhsA produces the protein MTEIIERPTTGTAAGQAPVTTELTPYVGPLSVPPVLRPAADDVLRETEIALRPAWVRLHPQLPPTLMWGYDGHVPGPTIEVRRGQRVRIAWTNRIPKESEYPVTSVEVKLRTDGRPQATTEPGREGAEPNKDVAALPAWSVTHLHGAQTGGGNDGWADNAVGHGDAQLSEYPNDHQAVQWWYHDHAMNITRWNVMAGLYGTYLVRDDEEDALRLPSGEREIPLLIADRNLDTDEYGRLNGRLLHKTLIVQDSNPETGKPVTVPFTGPYTTVNGRIWPYADVDPAWYRFRLVNASNARIFELVLIDEDGEPVPGTVHQIGSDGGLLPRPVPVDFDEELPALTAAPAERFDLLVDFRALAGRTLRLVNKGANQPAGVPDPVGDVPFPAVLEFRVGEGCAEDTFELPEVLSGSFRRIGHDIPHGHRLILLTPPTTKGAGGHPEIWEMTEVQGTAGLRLPADGIVQVTGPDGTTKTYRRTARTFNDGLGFTVAEGSYEQWSFLNLAPIVHPMHIHLADFQLLGRDAYDVSGFDPAVGGTRTPIRYDTGRTIPLAPNERGHKDVFRVPGDQMLRVMGRFDGAYGRFMYHCHLLEHEDMGMMRPFVVMPPEAMKFDHGGAHGGHGEGHTG